The genomic window GAGAATGATTTAAAAGAATTATATGAAGATGCAGGTTGGACAACATATACTAAGGATTTATCTAAGCTTATCAAAGCTATAAAACTTTCATTGATGACTATATCAGCATGGGATGGTAATAAATTAGTTGGTCTAATTAGAGTGGTTGGAGATGGTCAAACAATAATATATATACAAGATATTTTGGTATTGGATTCATATAAAAGAAATGGAATAGGATCAAAGCTATTGAGTCTCATATTAGACAAATATAAAGATGTACGTCAAAAAGTTTTATTAACAAATGATAGTGAAGAGACTAGAGGTTT from Caloranaerobacter sp. TR13 includes these protein-coding regions:
- a CDS encoding GNAT family N-acetyltransferase — encoded protein: MRNINYKYINEFNENDLKELYEDAGWTTYTKDLSKLIKAIKLSLMTISAWDGNKLVGLIRVVGDGQTIIYIQDILVLDSYKRNGIGSKLLSLILDKYKDVRQKVLLTNDSEETRGFYQSNGFYSCDRGELVAFVKFN